GGACCACCTCCAAAGGGGATGATCGCTAGTACGGGTTAAATACCTGGACATCCCACCATTtgtctttgcaagctcctttgacttagaactgaagaagcctcttaaATGGAAGGTCTGGCTTCACAAACCCAAAGACAGTTGGCCCCTTTTTCAAGCTCTGAGAATTGAGAGGCTTCAAAGACATAAACTCTGCATTTTTGCCAAAGAAGACGATGATACAAGGATTTTTTATGAATGTCCTGACATTCAGCCTAAACAGCTTGATCAACCTGTGATTAATTTCTGTAGTAACTCTAATTTGTGACTTTTAATTTCAGATTCACGGCTGCGGTCCTGGTAAAGAGGTAATTCATCACATCTGAGTTCAACTTGCTGCTGAGGGTTCGAGAGAGACCTACCACAACTGTTTTGCCCCGCAGTGACGCTTCAGAGTCTCTCTGCTTTTCCATTAGCCACCAGCATGGCTAACAGCACTGTGACAGTGGTTAAGGGTCTGCCACCAGGCCCTGCGGGTAGAAGTAGTCCAGAAGGCTCTCAGGTTAGTTAATTTTTTGCTTAGTAGAACCAAAGCCAGGATCTGTGTAATAACTTACTGACTTCACCTCTTAAAATGCAAAAGATTGAGagtgtattttgttttacatgaagattctttctttttctttgttttgtttttttgggggtttttttgttgttgttttttacatgaAATATCATGAAAATATCAGTGCAAAACTTATGGCTCCTTGCTTTAAATGTGAGAAAACTGTGTtgtattgtgttttttcattttattttttatctcttactagagatggaccgatccgatattacgtatcggtatcggtccgatactgacctaaattactggatcggatatcggagaaaaataaaaaatgtaatccgatccattaaatatcacgaaagcacctcacaaaacttgcaacacgccgtaactcacctcagaacgttagcacgtcggagcggtaggcatcacgtgatagagcggctgtggcatgcgggacctgttggtggtctggatagcatttggagcttcgctagcaacccggcatttcatctccgacaaagttatccccgagagaagtaaagcacgtgtgtaagtccatctctgaatgtttgtaaagcattcctgcgttaagcttaacgagcgactacctctcgctctccggctgctacttcaatcatgaaactgcttaatgatcagctgatcggcttttctgtcgcgagtccgtgtctcttgtttgtttttggcccactttgcaccagacagaggaaaccagcggctgaacaacagcagcacgtttaagcttgatcagctgttgttagaatttatttattattactttctacaccaggatctttttctacgtagctgacggctggtaactgtgcaggggcggatctagcaaagtttagccaggggggccgatagggcattaacagggaaaagagggcacaaagacataattttctttcttattctcatttaaaatgtcgagcttttaattatttaatatttatctgaatcttacacccaaagttttaatctgatgtaaaatgtatagaagtccattattgtatatagtaactgttaagtctaatataccctagtaagctatagtactttttcctttgggaaggtaccatctgtgcagtctgcaattttgttgaagaaagatgttgaatctatttaatatttcttgaaaaataattgatttctgtgcatttttttttcacactgcatcaaattaaggttgattacgtcgattaagcatcatgaggtggagtgtgaggggtggttccctattttttatttatttatttttgttgttgctgggagttggaaccctattagttaggttgcttaatatttacgctaagtactctttaaaataccagaatagggaggatggtgtaggtttaagtttattagattgatcagtattgctgaactatgaaatttttttttttgcatacaggtataacagaatagctttagtgtagttgttgttttaaacttgagtatgaacttatacaaaatgcagcaagatatttaaaaaacagttttgttgattaaaacacactatatcggattcatatcggtatcggcagatatccaaatttatgatatcggtatcggtatcggacataaaaaagtggtatcgtgccatctctatctCTTACTATCACTAAGGTATTATGCAGACCACACAACTGCACCCATTAGCTTTTGTTAAAGGATGATGgatgcatcttctttttttcccaggtGCTAAGTaagaaaaagctgcaggacCTGGTGAGAGAGATTGACCCAAATGAGCAGCTGGATGAGGACGTTGAGGAGGTTTGTCAGTAGTTTAAATAAATTGTGCAAGATTTTTTTTGATCTTCTCTGTATTGAataacatttacatattttttcatcatctgCAATTAAAACTTGCCTAATGCTGTTAACATGATGGTATCCAAGCTATAGTGAAACGGATGGTTTCTTCAGTTCGCTGTCTGGTTTTCAAAATCCCTGTTTTCTTCTCAGATGCTGCTACAAATTGCGGATGATTTTATAGAGAGTGTAGTGACGGCAGCCTGTCAGCTGGCACGCCACCGCAAGTCCAACACCTTGGAGGTGAAAGATGTTCAGTTACATCTAGGTAAGTTGCTTGTGACGTTTTTGAATGATTGGGTCATTCTTTATTTTGTCAGGTTGTACTGTGTGCCTTGAGCTCTCACAAAAAACGTAAGAATGTTTATTCTGCAGTTATTGGTTGGCAGCTGTTTACAGAAATATTATCAAGGCTTATATTTAATTCAGTGCTACATGCCTTTTgagaatttgatttgaattatttatttgctgCTATCATTTGTTGGCTATTTATATTCAAATTTTGTTGTTACTTTGAGAGCACAAGGTGATTTAGCAGACTTTATATGCATAAAAAACGTCTGGTatgaattgatttttttatcACTTAAATTATATTAATGATAAGAACTTAATTTAATATTTGTAGATGGTTTCAGATAAATGTTAGGTAAACTATGTGCTTTCTGTGATAAGTTTGAATATCACAGAGGGAGTTTAAATTATTTACTGTAAAAgccttgaaagaaaaaaaaaaaacatgtatataTCAATTTTTGAAAATGAGATGGAAATTAGATCTTTCCTTATAGACTGGGTTATTTGCCAGATATGATCACTTCGATATCAATATCTATTGTAAATCCCGATGAGCCTTTTAAAGTCTGTGGCCTGCTGCCATTGTGCATTGCTTTTCTCAGAGCGCCAGTGGAACATGTGGATTCCTGGTTATGGCTCAGATGAGATCCGGCCGTTCAAGAAGGCTTGTACCACAGAGGCCCACAAACAGGTGAGCGATTGCCTCTGCTGCACATGTTAGATTACTGTAAATGGTAGAATAACTGCTGATGTTATATTTGTCAGTATGGTTAATTTGGTTTGTATTATGATGAACACTGGGCctaattgttttcatttattctcATTTCAGAGAATGGCGCTGATCCGCAAGACAACCAAAAAGTAGCACGACTAAGATGTACctattgtgggtttttttttttttttcccccattctcttttattttcctgtcaactgggatgtttttttttttgtttgtttgtttgtttattttttttgactAAAATAGAGAGGTGGTATTGGTGGATGTATTTTTCTTGACATTAATGTTTCATTGTCATAGCTCTGtaagttttatgtgttttgccAGAGTCATTGCACAATAGTGGTCTTTGTATGTTTGATTCTGTATTGTTGCCATTAAGCTAAACCTGGCAGAACTCCATTGCATCTTTGTCAATAAAAATACTTTCTTGGTATCGTTCATTACTTGGATGTCAGTGTTACCTGACTCACGTGCCTTCCTAAAATACTTGGTTTTACCTTTCTCATTAGAGATTTATCATTAGATTAGATATATTGCAAGTAAAGTAAATGACTGATTGGGACTCCTCTGTTTTTATTGAATCAATTTGTGCAATGATTATCATTATACTTCTTTATAGGTTTTTGTAGTTAATTCAGGTGTAAACTACTACACCAACCTTAACACATTTTTTAGcatattgtt
The DNA window shown above is from Astatotilapia calliptera chromosome 11, fAstCal1.2, whole genome shotgun sequence and carries:
- the taf12 gene encoding transcription initiation factor TFIID subunit 12; this translates as MANSTVTVVKGLPPGPAGRSSPEGSQVLSKKKLQDLVREIDPNEQLDEDVEEMLLQIADDFIESVVTAACQLARHRKSNTLEVKDVQLHLERQWNMWIPGYGSDEIRPFKKACTTEAHKQRMALIRKTTKK